The following nucleotide sequence is from Candidatus Polarisedimenticolaceae bacterium.
ATATGGGCGGCGGAGGTGAGCGATGACGATCGAGATCGAATACTGCACCCAGTGAAACTACAAGCCGAGAGCCGCCGGTCTGGCGGCCGAGCTGCAGAAGTCGTTCGGGGTCGAGCCTAAGCTCCTGGCGTCGGCCGGCGGCGTGTTCGAGATCAAGGTCGACGGCAAGAAGGTGTTCTCGAAGAAGGCGCTCGGACGCTTTCCCGAGGAAGGCGAGGTCGAGGGGCTGATCCGCGCCGCGCAGTGACGGAAGGGACGGTGGTTCGCCGGGGATGAGTCTTCTCGACAAGACGATCGCTCTCACGCTGCCCGCCGTCCCCAAGCCGATCGTCGGCTACTTCTCCAAGCGGTACATCGCCGGCCCTACCCGCGACGACGCCTTCCGTGTCGTCCGCACGCTCGCCGACGAGGGCGCGATGGCGACCCTCGACATCCTGGGCGAGTTCATCTCGTCGATCGACGAGGCCGACGCGAACACCGCGGATTACGTCGAGCTCGTCCAGCAGATCGCGGCCACGAAGCTCCCTCGCGCGAACGTTTCGGTCAAGCTCACCGGCCTCGGCCTGCTCCTCGACCGGGCGCGGTGCCTCGACAACATGCGCCGGCTCACACGGGCCGCCGCCGACGCGGACAACTTCGTGCGCATCGACATGGAAGACGCGCAGTGCACGGATGCGACCCTCGGGATCTACCGCACGCTGCGCACCGAGTTCCCCGGCCGCGTCGGCGTCGTGCTCCAGGCGCGCCTCCGTCGCACCTTGGACGACATCGACGCGCTCACCGCGACCCCCGCGAACTTCCGGCTGTGCAAGGGGATCTACCTCGAGCCGCGCGAGATCGCCTTCGACGACCCGCAGATCATCCGCGACAACTTCACGCTCTGCCTCGAGCGGATGCTCGAGAGGAGCGCGTACGTCGGCATCGCGACGCACGACGAGCGCCTCGTCTGGGAAGGCCTCCGCCTCGTCAGAAGATTCGGCCTGGCGCCGCACCAGTACGAGTTCCAGATGCTCCTCGGCGTCGAGGACGATCTCCGGAGGATCCTGCTCAAATCGGGCCACCGCGTCCGCGTCTACGTGCCGTTCGGCGAGCAGTGGTACGCCTACTCGGTGCGCCGCCTTCGCGAGAACCCTCAGATCGCGGGGTATGCGTTCAAGGCGATGTTCCGCTGACTACTTCCCGACTCCCACACCCAGCTCGTAGACCATCCGCCCTCCCAGAAACGCGACGAGAACGGTGAGCGCGACGCCGGCGAGAAGCCCCGCCGCGTAGAGCCGCCGCGCGCCTTCGGGGACGCGCCCGCGTCCCCACGCACGCACGAGCAGGAGCGGCAGGAAGACGCCGAGCACCATGATCCCGTAGCGCTCGTGCTGATCGACCGCCGCGGCGCCGGCCTCCGTGAGCGTGAGCGAGTTCTCCGCGAGAAACCCCGTGATCAGCGTCGGGATGAGCGCGAGCGTCCCGGTGACGACGAGCACCGTGCCCGTCGCCTCCCACGAGGCGCGCTGCCGGAGAACGCCCAGCGCCTCGACGACGCCTCCGGCGATGAGGAATGCGACCGTGAGGTGGACGAGCGCCGGGTGGATGAGGTGGAGCAACGGGGGCTCAGACGTTCGGGTTCAAGCGCGCCAACTCCTCGAGCAGCTCCTTGGAGCGCGCGTCCAGGTCACGCGGCGTGACGATCTGCACGACCGCGTAGAGATCGCCGGCCGGCCGCCCCGCGTGCGCGGGCACGCCGCGGCCCTTGAGGCGGAAGCGCTGGCCGCTCCGCGTCCCGGGCGGAAGCTTGATCGTCGCGCGTCCGTCGAGCGTCGGCACCTCCACATCGCCCCCGAGGGTGGGCTTCACGATGCCGATCGGGACCTCGACGACGAGGTCGTCCCCGTCCCGGCGGAAGAGCGGGTGCGGCTCGACATGAATGCTCACGTAGGCGTCGCCCGGGTGTCCGCCGCTCCCCTCGTTCCCCTTCCCCGGAATCCGGATCCGCTCGCCGTCGTCGATCCCGGCGGGAATGCGGACCTTCACTCGTTCCTGGGTCCGCGCACGACGCCCGTTGCGAACGACCTCGCGCGGGATCGCCACCTCGAGCGTGGTGCCATGGATCGCGTCGACGAACGGCAGGCTCATCTCGAGG
It contains:
- a CDS encoding proline dehydrogenase family protein, with product MSLLDKTIALTLPAVPKPIVGYFSKRYIAGPTRDDAFRVVRTLADEGAMATLDILGEFISSIDEADANTADYVELVQQIAATKLPRANVSVKLTGLGLLLDRARCLDNMRRLTRAAADADNFVRIDMEDAQCTDATLGIYRTLRTEFPGRVGVVLQARLRRTLDDIDALTATPANFRLCKGIYLEPREIAFDDPQIIRDNFTLCLERMLERSAYVGIATHDERLVWEGLRLVRRFGLAPHQYEFQMLLGVEDDLRRILLKSGHRVRVYVPFGEQWYAYSVRRLRENPQIAGYAFKAMFR
- a CDS encoding DUF2231 domain-containing protein produces the protein MLHLIHPALVHLTVAFLIAGGVVEALGVLRQRASWEATGTVLVVTGTLALIPTLITGFLAENSLTLTEAGAAAVDQHERYGIMVLGVFLPLLLVRAWGRGRVPEGARRLYAAGLLAGVALTVLVAFLGGRMVYELGVGVGK
- a CDS encoding J domain-containing protein translates to MTAKKDYYEILGVPRTVGEKELKAAYRRLARKHHPDVNPGDKSAEDKFKEVSEAFAVLSDPEKRAKYDRGGHEAFEPGFDPFQGSTVNFEDLGLGNLSDLFEMFGGGRGGGRRGPRGPQPGQSLSLEMSLPFVDAIHGTTLEVAIPREVVRNGRRARTQERVKVRIPAGIDDGERIRIPGKGNEGSGGHPGDAYVSIHVEPHPLFRRDGDDLVVEVPIGIVKPTLGGDVEVPTLDGRATIKLPPGTRSGQRFRLKGRGVPAHAGRPAGDLYAVVQIVTPRDLDARSKELLEELARLNPNV
- a CDS encoding SelT/SelW/SelH family (seleno)protein; the encoded protein is MTIEIEYCTQUNYKPRAAGLAAELQKSFGVEPKLLASAGGVFEIKVDGKKVFSKKALGRFPEEGEVEGLIRAAQ